GAGGTGTCGTACCGCAACGAGATCGTCACCGTGCCGACCCTGCTGCGGGTCGAGGGCGGACGGGAGACGGCCCGCATCGAGGGTTGGTCGCGCCCGCAGTGGCAGGCGTTCACCGGCGTCGAGGGGCTGGGCCCGGACCTGCCGGAGCACCGCCCCGGTTGCGGGGCCCGCGCGGTCGATCCCGCGACCGCACGGGAGCTGGCGGTGCGCTTCGGCGCGTCGCGGCTGCGTTCGCGACGGGTGGAGCTGGCCGCGCAGGAGGACGAGGCCGAGGCGTGCTTCGACCGGGGCTGGTCCGACGGGTTGCCCGTCGTGCCGCCCACCGAGGGACGGGTGCTGGCCATGCTCGACGGCACGGCCCGGGCGCCCGACGAGGTGGTCGCGGTCGTGCCGCCCGACCTGGTGGAGTGCACGGTCGAGAAGGTCGCCGTCAACGCGGTGCTCGCGGGATGCAAGCCCGAGTACCTGCCGGTGGTGCTGGCCGCGGTGGAGGCCGCCTGCACCGACGCGTTCAACGCCCACGGCCTGCTGGCCACCACGTACTTCTCGGGCCCGGTGGTGATCGTGAACGGTCCCATCGCGCGCGCCATCGGCATGAACTCGGGCGGGAACGTGCTGGGGCAGGGCAACCGGGCCAACGCGACCATCGGCCGCGCCCTGCAGCTGGTGATCCGCAACGTCGGCGGGGGCCGGCCCGGCGAGGTCGACCGGGCGACACTGGGCAACCCGGGCAAGCTGACCTTCTGCTTCGCGGAGGACGAGGAGGGCTCGCCGTGGGAGCCGCTCTCGGTGGAGCGCGGCTTCCCGCCCGGCGCCTCGACGGTGACGCTCTTCGCGGGTGAGGGCCCGCGCGGCATCGTCGATCAGCTCTCGCGCACCCCCGAATCGCTGGCCCGCTCGCTCGCCGGCGGCCTCCGCGGCGTGGCCCACCCCAAGCTGGCCCTCGGCTTCGACGCGGTGCTCGTCGTCTCTCCCGAGCACGCGCGCGTGTTCCGCGAGGCGGGATGGGACAAGGCCCGGCTGCGAAAGGAGCTCCTCGAGCTCCTGACCGCGCCCGGCTCGGAGCTCGTGCGCGGTGCGGGCGAGTGTGCCGAGGGACTGCCCGAGTTCCTCGCCGATGTCGCCATCACCAAGTTCCAGCCGGAGGGCCTGCTGATCGTGCACGCGGGCGGGCGGGCCGGCCTCTTCTCGTCGATCATCGGCGGCTGGGTCAACGGCGATGCCGGGAGCCGGCCCGTCACCTTGGAGGTCGTACCTTGAGCGACGCACGCGTCTACGTCGATCCCACCGGCGAACGCGACCCGGCCCACCGCGAGCGCATCGCGCGACCGGCGTCGCTCGACGGCCTCACCATCGGCCTGCTCGACATCTCCAAGGCCCGCGGCGATGTGTTCCTCGACCAGCTCGACGTGCGCCTACGCGAACGGGGCCTGCGCGTCGAACGCTTTCGCAAGCCGACGTTCGCCAAGCCGGCGCCGCTCGACCTGCGCCATCAGATCGCCACGACCTGCGACGTGGTGATCGAGGCGCTCGCCGATTGAGGCTCGTGCACGTCGTGCAGTGTGCACGACATCGCCGACCTCGAAGCCCGAGGCGTCGTGGCCGTGTTCGTCGCGTCCGCCGAGTTCGCGGTGGCCGCCCGGGCCCAGGCACAGGCGCTCGGGGTCGACACCGCCCACGTCCTGGTCGCCCACCCCATCCAGGACCGCAGCGACACCGAGCTCCGGGCGCTCGCCGACGGCGCGGTCGACGAGGTCGTCCGGGCGGTGACGGCGGAACCCGCCTGACGGCTGGACGAGCGAACGGCTAAGGCAGGCTGAGCTCGTCGCCCTCGACGCGAGCCAGCCCGTCGGCAACCAGCTGCTCGACGACGCGCTGCGCCCGGCCGGGATCACCCGGCCAGCCCGCGACATCCGCGGCGCGGGCGGATGCGACGGGACCGCGGCGCAGGGCGTCGACCAGGCGGCCGCGCCCCTGCCGGTCGGAGCCGGCGAAGGTCGACTGCGGGCCGGCGATGCCGGCCGAGCCCGTGACGGGGTCGGGGTCGGGCCGTCCGGCGCTCTGCCAGGCGCAGTGGTCCGCGACCGGGCAGCGCCCGCACGCCGGGTCGCGCCGCGTACACACCAGCGCGCCGAGGTCGAACACCGCCTGACCCCACTCCCAGGCGCGACCCGAGGGCACGAGCGAATCCGCGACCGCCTGCGCCTCTCGGGCATCGAGCCGGCGGCCCGCGCCGGCGCGCGCGACGAAGCGACCCGCGTTGGTGTCGACGAGACCGAGGTCGCGCTCGAAGGCGAACACGAGCACCGCCCTGGCGGTGTAGGGACCGACGCCCGGAAGCGTCAGCAGCGCGTCGAGCTCGTCGGGCACCCGACCCTCGTGCTGCTCGACCATCGCGCACGCGGCCCGGTGCAGGTTGACCGCGCGCCGGTTGTACCCGAGGCCCGCCCACGCCCGCACCACGTCGCCGGCGGCGGCCGCGGCGCAACCGGTCGGGGTGGGAAAGCGCGCGAGAAAGCCCTCGTAGCGCGCGACCACGCGCGGCACCTGCGTCTGTTGCAGCATGAGCTCGCTCACGAGAACGGCCCAGGGATCGCGACTGCGCCGCCAGGGCAGGTCGCGCCGGTGGCGCTCGCCCCACGTGAGGAGCGCAGCTACGCCTGCTTCGTGCACCAGTAGAGATCGGTGCGGTGGGGCAGCGCGAAGTGCTCCGCCAGCCCCGCCTCGGAGACGAGCGCGCGCACGTCGTCGAGCAGCCGCGCCCGGTCGTCGTCGGCGAGGGCGGCGATGTAGCTGGTCGACGACACCCGGTCGAGCAGGAGGGGCAGGTCCATCTCCTGCTCGTGCCGGAACGACGTGAACTGCAGCGGCGTGAACCCACCGGCGTCGGCCACGAGCGCCGCCCAGTCCTCCGCCCCCGAGTCGTAGGCCGGGATCTGTCCCCTGTTCCACCGGATGACCTGGTTGAGGCGGGTCACCCACGGCACCGATACGTCGCGGGAGTTCCATATCAGGGCCAGGCCCCCGCCGGGGCGGAGCACGCGGTCGATTTCACCCAGCGCGTCGCGCGCGCGGAACCAGTGGAAGGCCTGCGCAACCGTGACGCAGTCGACGGACGCGTCGCCGAGGGGCAGCGCCTCGGCCGTGCCGTCGCGCACCTCGACTCCCGGCACCACCTCGACCAGCTTCGCCCGCATGGCCTCGACCGGCTCGACCGCGATGATCGTCGCCCCCGTGGGCACGAGCAGCCGCGTGAGCTTGCCGGTGCCGGCGGCGAGGTCGACGACCGTCGACGCGGGGCCGATGCCGAGCTCGCGGACGACGAAGTCCACCGCCGCGGGCGGGTACGAGGGCCGGGCCCGCTCGTAGGCGTCGGTGCCCTTGGTGAAGCCCTCCACCGCGACGTCGTGGACGTCGCTCACGACGACCAGATGTCGTCGCCGTACGGCCGCTCGCGCGTGGGCGCGTGGTCGCGCTTCCAGACCATCACCCGACGGCGGAAGTAGCAGACCTCTTCGCCGCGCTGGTTGAAGCCCTTCGACTCGACCGTCACAACCCCCCGGTCCTCCTTGGACTTCGAAGCCACCTTGTCGAGCACGCGGCTCTCCGCGTAGATCGTGTCGCCGTGGAAGGTGGGGCGCTTGTGGGAGAGCGTCTCCACCTCGAGGTTGGCGATGGCCGCGCCGCTCACGTCGGGGACGCTCATGCCCAGCACGAGCGAGTAGACGAGGTTGCCGACGACCACGTTCTTCCCGAATTGCGTCTCCTGCTCCGCGAACCACTGGTTGGTGTGGAGCGGGTGGTGGTTCATCGTGATCATGCAGAAGAGGTGGTCGTCGTACTCGGTGATGGTCTTTCCCGGCCAGTGCTTGTACACGTCGCCGATCTCGAAGTCCTCGAAATACCGTCCGAACGGCCGATCGTAGGTGGTCATGCCCGGAGACTACGCGCGCGCAACGGCGCTGCTCCCGAGCTGAACAGGCGGTTGACGCCCGGGATCACGGATATCTAGTATCCGGATAATGAAGCTCGGTGAAAGTCGAGGTCGGTGGTGAAGCTGGGTGACGGGGTCGAGTGGGGGCTCCACTGCTGCACCCTGCTGGCGCTGCTGCCCGACGACGCCGCGCTGCCGGCCTCGCGCCTGGCCGAGTTCCACGGCGTCCCCGCGGCGTACCTGGCCAAGCACCTGCAGGCGCTGTCCCGGGCCGGGATCGTGGAAGCGGTGGCCGGCGCCCGCGGCGGCTACCGGCTGGCGCGTCCGCCCGCCGAGGTCACCCTCCTCGACGTGGTGGAGGCGGTCGAGGGGCGCGCGCCGGCGTTCCGTTGCACCGAGATCCGCCAGCGGGGCCCCGGCGCGCTCCCGGCGCGCGAGTACCGGGTGGCGTGCTCCATCACCCGTGCGATGCACCGGGCCGAGGACGCGTGGCGCGCCGAGCTCCGGTCGCAGACGCTCGCCGACCTGGTGCGGTCGCTGGCGACGAGTGTCCATCCGAGAGCCGCGGCGAAGGCCGCGGCCTGGTTCGAGGAGGTGTTGCGGTGAGCTTGCCCGGCGAAGCCGAGAACAACTTGCCCGGCGATGCCAAGAAAAAGCAGAGAGTGTTTGTCGCGGGGGCGACGGGTGTGCTCGGCACGCGCGCCGTGCGTCGCCTGCGCGAGGCGGGGCACGACGTGACCGGCGTCGCTCGCAGCGACGCGAAGGCCGAGCTGCTGGAGGGTCTGGGAGCGACGCCGGTCCGCGTCGATCTCTTCGACGCCGATGCCGTGCGGGCCGCGGTCGCGGGCCACGACGTCGTGTGCAACCTGGCCACGCGCATCCCGCCCACCGCGCACGCGGCGCGCGGAGCGGCGTGGTCCGACAACGACCGCATCCGGCGCGAGGCCTCACGACATCTGGTGGACGGCGCGCTGGCTACCGGCGCGGGCCGCTTCGTCCAGGAGTCGATCACGTTCCTGTACGCCGACGCCGGCGAGCGCTGGATCGACGAGGACGATCCCATCGACGCGCCTGCGTTCACGCGCTCGACGCTCGAGGCCCAAGCGCAGGCGGAGCGCTTCACCGCATCGGGGGGCACGGGGGTGGTCCTCCGGTTCGCGCTCTTCTACGGCCCCGACAGCCACCACACCCTCGACGCCGTCCGCCTGGCCCGCCGCCACCTGGCCGCCACGTTCGGGCGCCGCGACGCCTACCTGTCGTCGATCACCACCGACGACGCGGCGACCGCGGTGGTGGCCGCGCTCGACGCCGGTGCGGGCATCTACAACGTCGCCGACGACGAGCCGCTGACCCGGAAGGAGCACTTCGACGCCCTGGCTCGTGCGCTCGGCGTCCGCGGCCCGCGCTTCGCTCCCGCGGCCGCCCGTAAGTTGGGCGGCGCCAAGACCGAGATGCTGGCCCGGTCGCAGCGGGTGTCGAACGAGCGGTTCAAGAAGGAGACGGGGTGGGCGCCCAGGTACACGAGCGCCCGCGAGGGTTGGCCGGCCGTCGTGGCCGCGATCGAGAACGGGGAGCGGACAGATGCGTGACCGGGTCGTGCGGGTGCTGCTGGTGCTCATGGCGGCGTCGAGCGGGTTCGTCGGCCTGTGGGCGCTCCTCGCCCCCCGTTCGTTCTACGACGACTTCCCCGGAGGCGGTCGTCACTGGGTGTCGGCCGACGGCCCGTACAACGAGCACCTGGTGCGCGACGTGGGCGGCCTCAACCTGGCCGTGACGGTGGTGGCCGTGGCGGCCGCGATCGTGCTGACCCGGGCGCTCGTGCGCACCGCCGCAGTGGCGACGCTGGCATTCGCCATCCCCCACGTCGCCTACCACTCCGCGCACACCGACCTCTACACGACGAGCGACGCGGTGGCGCTCGTCTTCTCGTTGGGCCTGGCCGTCGTGCTGCCCATCGCCGTTCTTGTCGTGGTCAGCCGGCCTGAGGACGGTCGACTACGACAAGAACGGGGGTCAGAG
The sequence above is drawn from the Actinomycetota bacterium genome and encodes:
- a CDS encoding class I SAM-dependent methyltransferase; its protein translation is MLLPPSGDGLEARPRAHARAAVRRRHLVVVSDVHDVAVEGFTKGTDAYERARPSYPPAAVDFVVRELGIGPASTVVDLAAGTGKLTRLLVPTGATIIAVEPVEAMRAKLVEVVPGVEVRDGTAEALPLGDASVDCVTVAQAFHWFRARDALGEIDRVLRPGGGLALIWNSRDVSVPWVTRLNQVIRWNRGQIPAYDSGAEDWAALVADAGGFTPLQFTSFRHEQEMDLPLLLDRVSSTSYIAALADDDRARLLDDVRALVSEAGLAEHFALPHRTDLYWCTKQA
- a CDS encoding MaoC family dehydratase, with translation MTTYDRPFGRYFEDFEIGDVYKHWPGKTITEYDDHLFCMITMNHHPLHTNQWFAEQETQFGKNVVVGNLVYSLVLGMSVPDVSGAAIANLEVETLSHKRPTFHGDTIYAESRVLDKVASKSKEDRGVVTVESKGFNQRGEEVCYFRRRVMVWKRDHAPTRERPYGDDIWSS
- a CDS encoding thioredoxin family protein, producing the protein MQLPDGIVAVVKGDCPTCRLVAPVLEGLAVTVISEDDDAGLEVSYRNEIVTVPTLLRVEGGRETARIEGWSRPQWQAFTGVEGLGPDLPEHRPGCGARAVDPATARELAVRFGASRLRSRRVELAAQEDEAEACFDRGWSDGLPVVPPTEGRVLAMLDGTARAPDEVVAVVPPDLVECTVEKVAVNAVLAGCKPEYLPVVLAAVEAACTDAFNAHGLLATTYFSGPVVIVNGPIARAIGMNSGGNVLGQGNRANATIGRALQLVIRNVGGGRPGEVDRATLGNPGKLTFCFAEDEEGSPWEPLSVERGFPPGASTVTLFAGEGPRGIVDQLSRTPESLARSLAGGLRGVAHPKLALGFDAVLVVSPEHARVFREAGWDKARLRKELLELLTAPGSELVRGAGECAEGLPEFLADVAITKFQPEGLLIVHAGGRAGLFSSIIGGWVNGDAGSRPVTLEVVP
- a CDS encoding Rrf2 family transcriptional regulator, yielding MKLGDGVEWGLHCCTLLALLPDDAALPASRLAEFHGVPAAYLAKHLQALSRAGIVEAVAGARGGYRLARPPAEVTLLDVVEAVEGRAPAFRCTEIRQRGPGALPAREYRVACSITRAMHRAEDAWRAELRSQTLADLVRSLATSVHPRAAAKAAAWFEEVLR
- a CDS encoding NAD-dependent epimerase/dehydratase family protein, which translates into the protein MPGDAKKKQRVFVAGATGVLGTRAVRRLREAGHDVTGVARSDAKAELLEGLGATPVRVDLFDADAVRAAVAGHDVVCNLATRIPPTAHAARGAAWSDNDRIRREASRHLVDGALATGAGRFVQESITFLYADAGERWIDEDDPIDAPAFTRSTLEAQAQAERFTASGGTGVVLRFALFYGPDSHHTLDAVRLARRHLAATFGRRDAYLSSITTDDAATAVVAALDAGAGIYNVADDEPLTRKEHFDALARALGVRGPRFAPAAARKLGGAKTEMLARSQRVSNERFKKETGWAPRYTSAREGWPAVVAAIENGERTDA
- a CDS encoding A/G-specific adenine glycosylase — its product is MELPRRIGAVGDPPQPGHPVEQGTDPGLRLGGGGLGGARGRRRWVHAAAVHVVPARAGDGPAPPARPGVVDQLHRRPRRRRPGAAARRRARARLRGGAGGALRAAPPHRSLLVHEAGVAALLTWGERHRRDLPWRRSRDPWAVLVSELMLQQTQVPRVVARYEGFLARFPTPTGCAAAAAGDVVRAWAGLGYNRRAVNLHRAACAMVEQHEGRVPDELDALLTLPGVGPYTARAVLVFAFERDLGLVDTNAGRFVARAGAGRRLDAREAQAVADSLVPSGRAWEWGQAVFDLGALVCTRRDPACGRCPVADHCAWQSAGRPDPDPVTGSAGIAGPQSTFAGSDRQGRGRLVDALRRGPVASARAADVAGWPGDPGRAQRVVEQLVADGLARVEGDELSLP